CTCGCCGGCCTCCGCGGCCTCGGCCCCGGACGAGGAGGAGTGGCTGGACCGCAACGGCCTCCGTGCCCACCCCGGGATGAGGCTGTGCGAGGTGGACGGCGTGCCGGTCGAGCTGACCCGCAGCGAGTTCGACCTGCTGCTCGCGATCGTCGAGCGCGACCGCCTGGTGGTCTCCAAGGACACCCTGGCGCTGCACCTGAGGGGTGACCAGCCGGGCTCGTTCGTCAGCGACTCCGACCGCCGGTCGGTCGAGGTGCACCTGGCCAACCTGCGCCGCAAGCTCGGCGACGTGGTGGGGCACCCGCGCTTCATCGAGACCGTGCGGGGCGTCGGCTACCGGCTCGCGGCGCCGCGCTGAGCGGACCTCCGCTCAGTCGGCGTGCGCCGAGCCGAGCCACTGGCGGAGCTGCTCGTTGGTCTGCTCGATCTGGCCGTGCAGCCCGTTCAGCTGCTCAGAGAGCCGTTCCCAGTCCCCGGCGCGGACGGCGGCGGCCATCGCGTCGCACTCGCGGGTGAGGCGGTCGGCGCCGATCATCGAGCTGGTCGTCTTCAGGCTCAGCAGCGCGACCTCGCCGTCCTGGCCGTCGTGCCGGGCGACCGCGGACCGGATCCGGGCCAGCCGGGCCGAGCTCAGCGTCACGAAGCCGTCGACGAACCCGCGAGCCACCGAGCAGTCGCCGTCGAAGAGGGTGACCAGGTCGTCCAGCACCGCGTCGTTCAGCAGCGGGGCCCCGATGGTGTCGGGGCGCGACCCAGCCGCTGCTGACGGGTTGTCACCCGACTCCGACATCTCGCACCTCCTGACCCGGTGGGTCCCACGCACCACCCCATCCCCCGATGGGGGTGGTACGTGGCGACCCTCCGGCCTGTGTCGGGTCCGCTCCCTGGTCACCGCTCCCCCCGGGTCGATGCTGGTCGGCGGCCCGACGAGAGGAACTCTGCACCCCCACGATCAGCGTCCGTTCTGGGCAGCGTCCGGTTCACCTCAGGACCTGCTCAAGATCTCCACCAGATCGACTCACGCCAGGAGCCGCCGGGCCTGGCGACTTCCGGACCGCGGGCCGTCACGGGCCGGGTGGGTGCTGTCCGACCCCTCTCCCAGCCGCTGGGACACCGGAGTAGACTGAGAACCGTTATCACGACGACAGAGGAGATCTGATGGCTCGCCGCAACGACGTCCGCCCGCTGGTCCGGCTCCGGTCCACCGCCGGGACGGGTTATACCTACGTCACCCGCAAGAACCGACGCAACGACCCCGAGCGGTTGTCGCTGCGCAAGTTCGACCCGGTGCTGCGTGAGCACGTGGAGTTCCGCGAGCAGCGCTGAGCACCGACGAGGGTGCCCCGGTCAGCTGGACCGGGGCACCCTGGCGCGTCCGGGAGCAGGGGGACGGGCCCGCACCACCGGCGTCGCACCGCGGGACGGGCGCACCCCGACCGGCCACTCCGGGTTCCTCCCGATTGCCCCCGACTGGTCTACTGGAGGGGTCGACGAGAGAAAGGGACATCATGGGGATCTCCTCACTGTTCAAGGGCGCCATCAAGGGTGCTGTGGTCGCCAAGGTGCTCCAGGTCGCCGAGCGCGAGCTCCGCAAGCCCGAGAACCAGCGCAAGATCAAGGACGGGATCAAGAAGCTCCGCGGAACGCGTCGCTGACCCGTCGCACCGCACCGGCGCCGGCCGTGCGCGACGCTCCCCCGGGAGCCGCGCGGGCCGGCGCTGCTGCGTCCGGGGCCGGCACGTCGCCGGTCGCGGGCACGAGAGGATGGACCACATGTCCTCCTGGGTCCAGCACGTCATCTGGTGGCACGTCTACCCGCTCGGCTTCGTCGGCGCCGAGCGCGAGCTGGACGGCGCCCGTCCCGAACCGCACCGGCTGACCCGCCTGCACGGCTGGCTGGACCACCTGGTCGCGCTGGGCTGCAACGGGCTCGCCCTCGGCCCGGTCTTCCGCTCCGAGACCCACGGGTACGACACGACCGACTACCTGTCCATCGACCCACGGCTCGGTGACGACGCCGACTTCGACGCCCTGGTGGCCGCCTGCTCCGAGCGCGGGATCCGCGTCCTGCTGG
The sequence above is a segment of the Auraticoccus monumenti genome. Coding sequences within it:
- a CDS encoding Hpt domain-containing protein, coding for MSESGDNPSAAAGSRPDTIGAPLLNDAVLDDLVTLFDGDCSVARGFVDGFVTLSSARLARIRSAVARHDGQDGEVALLSLKTTSSMIGADRLTRECDAMAAAVRAGDWERLSEQLNGLHGQIEQTNEQLRQWLGSAHAD
- the rpmG gene encoding 50S ribosomal protein L33; this translates as MARRNDVRPLVRLRSTAGTGYTYVTRKNRRNDPERLSLRKFDPVLREHVEFREQR